From Etheostoma cragini isolate CJK2018 chromosome 14, CSU_Ecrag_1.0, whole genome shotgun sequence, the proteins below share one genomic window:
- the LOC117956638 gene encoding lysine-specific histone demethylase 1B yields the protein MLSDADYSGNASGARRARKRSSGESPGDGQTLRSSGRQTNVRVKRSNNPPPGQSKRKATDTEEEDDQSEKKYRKCEKAGCSATYPVCFASASERCAKNGYTSRWYHLSCGEHFCNECFDHYYRSHKDGYETFASWKKVWTSNGKSEPSLKAFMADQQLPFWVQCTKPDCRKWRQLTKEIQLTASLAATYRCGMKFNNIKCEGLDQCSQPEDLRVAEVTDSWWHSMLILPPLFKESPASPFLSAYYPDCVGMSPSGSPSNMSLSEQRADHCRAVQPQIPGLCPYFQPFYQPNECGKALCVRPDMMELDELYEFPEFSRDPTMYLALRNLILASWHNNCKEVLTSEKCAMHIIVRGLVRVRCVQEMDRVLHFMIRKGLINTGVLAVKQPLLPERPGSRNVLIIGAGASGLAAARQLQNFGTQLVVLEARERIGGRVWDDTSLGVTVGRGAQIVNGCVNNPIALMCEQMNIKMHKLGERCDLFQEGGQATDPAIDKRMEFHFNAILDVVSEWRKDKTQNQDTPLREKVQEVKKNFLQESGIQFSELEEKVLQFHLSNLEYACGSTLDQVSARSWDHNEFFAQFSGDHTLLTKGYSALLHKLAEGLDIRTKCPVQAIDYSGDVVTVTSSNGSQWKAQKVLVTVPLTLLQRNMIQFNPPLPERKLKAIHSLGAGIIEKIALQFPYRFWDKKIQGADYFGHIPPGTDKRGMFSVFYDLDPQGKQAVLMSVITGEAVPAVRDMEDKEVADECMKVLRELFKEQEVPEPLHFFVTHWSKDMWSQMSYSFVKTGGSGEAYDILAEDVQGKVFFAGEATNRHFPQTVTGAYLSGVREASKMAAM from the exons ATGCTGTCGGATGCAG ACTATTCTGGGAATGCCTCTGGTGCTCGGCGAGCCAGGAAGAGGAGCTCCGGGGAGTCCCCGGGGGATGGACAGACCTTGCGCTCCTCTGGAAGGCAGACTAATGTCCGGGTGAAGCGCAGCAACAACCCTCCACCTGGACAG AGCAAAAGAAAggccacagacacagaggaggaagacgacCAGTCCGAGAAGAAGTACAGAAAGTGTGAGAAGGCCGGATGCTCTGCCACATACCCAGTTTGCTTTGCAAGTGCTTCTGAAAG GTGTGCTAAAAATGGATACACGTCTCGCTGGTATCATCTGTCATGCGGTGAGCATTTCTGCAACGAATGTTTTGATCACTACTACAGAAG CCACAAAGATGGCTATGAGACCTTTGCCTCGTGGAAGAAGGTGTGGACTAGTAACGGGAAAAGTGAGCCCAGTCTTAAAGCTTTCATGGCAGATCAGCAGCTACCGTTCTGG GTTCAATGCACTAAACCGGACTGCAGGAAATGGCGTCAGTTGACCAAGGAGATACAGCTCACTGCTTCCCTAGCAGCAACATACCGCTGTGGGATGAAGTTTAACAACATCAAG TGTGAAGGACTGGACCAGTGCTCCCAACCAGAGGACTTG AGAGTGGCCGAGGTGACTGACAGCTGGTGGCATTCAATGTTGATTTTGCCTCCGTtgttcaaagaaagtccagccAGCCCGTTCCTGTCTGCCTACTACCCTGACTGTGTGGGAATGAGTCCATCAGGCTCTCCAAGCAACATGTCTCTGTCTGAGCAGAGGGCAGATCACTGCAGAGCCGTCCAGCCACAAA TTCCAGGCCTGTGTCCATACTTCCAGCCATTCTACCAGCCTAATGAATGCGGCAAGGCTCTGTGCGTTCGGCCGGATATGATGGAGCTGGATGAGCTTTACGAGTTTCCAGAATTTTCCAGGGATCCTACCATGTATTTGGCTTTGCGAAACCTTATTCTGGCCTCCTGGCACAATAATTGCAAG GAGGTGCTGACTTCCGAGAAATGTGCCATGCACATCATTGTCCGGGGGTTGGTGCGTGTGCGTTGCGTGCAGGAGATGGACCGGGTCCTCCACTTCATGATCAGGAAGGGCCTCATCAACACTGGTGTGTTGGCAGTGAAACAGCCTCTGCTCCCTGAAAGACCCGGTTCT AGGAATGTTCTCATCATCGGTGCTGGGGCTTCAGGGCTGGCTGCTGCACGGCAGCTGCAAAACTTTGGCACTCAG TTGGTGGTGCTTGAGGCTAGGGAGAGAATTGGAGGTCGTGTGTGGGATGATACATCTCTGGGCGTCACTGTAGGGCGAGGAGCTCAAATTGTCAATGGCTGTGTAAACAACCCCATTGCCCTGATGTGTGAACag ATGAACATCAAGATGCACAAGCTGGGAGAGCGGTGTGACCTCTTTCAGGAGGGGGGGCAGGCCACTGACCCAGCCATTGACAAGCGCATGGAGTTCCACTTCAACGCCATCCTGGACGTGGTGTCAGAATGGAGGAAGGACAAGACGCAGAACCAGGACACGCCACTAAGAG AAAAAGTCCAGGAGGTGAAGAAGAACTTCCTTCAGGAGTCTGGGATCCAGTTCAGTGAGTTAGAGGAGAAAGTGCTTCAGTTTCATCTCAGCAACCTGGAGTACGCCTGTGGAAGTACCTTAGACCAG GTATCTGCAAGATCTTGGGACCACAATGAGTTTTTTGCCCAGTTCTCAGGAGACCACACTTTACTCACCAAGGGCTACTCTGCATTACTCCACAAACTGGCCGAGGGTCTCGATATCCGCACAAAGTGCCCG GTTCAGGCCATTGATTACTCGGGTGATGTTGTCACCGTTACCTCCTCCAACGGGTCACAGTGGAAAGCACAGAAG GTTCTTGTTACAGTCCCATTGACTTTACTTCAAAGGAACATGATTCAATTCAACCCTCCGCTTCCTGAAAGGAAACTGAAAGCAATTCACAGTCTAGGAGCTGGTATCATAGAAAAG ATCGCGCTTCAGTTCCCGTACAGATTCTGGGATAAGAAAATCCAAGGTGCAGACTACTTTGGTCACATACCACCAGGCACTGACAAGAGAGGCATGTTCAGTGTCTTCTACGACTTGGATCCACAG gggaaGCAGGCTGTCCTCATGTCTGTTATCACTGGTGAGGCGGTTCCTGCTGTCCGGGACATGGAGGACAAGGAGGTGGCGGATGAGTGCATGAAGGTCTTGCGAGAACTTTTCAAAGAGCAG GAGGTCCCAGAGCCGCTGCATTTCTTTGTCACACATTGGAGCAAAGACATGTGGTCCCAGATGTCCTACAGCTTTGTAAAGACGGGGGGAAGTGGAGAGGCCTATGATATCCTCGCTGAAGACGTGCAGGGAAAAGTGTTCTTTGCTGGAGAG GCCACCAACCGACATTTCCCTCAGACTGTGACAGGAGCGTACCTGAGTGGGGTCAGAGAGGCCAGCAAGATGGCTGCCATGTAA
- the LOC117956636 gene encoding cilia- and flagella-associated protein 69-like isoform X2: MDSSKVVQRRKADIPVTLFRPGASDKNLRVQEISVKNLELIKVIRLLEDPLTANLKERHRFLLKKLLKRNQIGFLLKDLTGISKILNICAEKVTDHPEYVPVLCEALQICRLPFLKEKASDELNYAQDVIDFLSHMGCLMRVSDAEVRQHIVESVKSFYSCVAPKQLLDGLQPTSPGYRLQLLERSDLAQTLLLSMAALDNQPAIKLQLLQTLQILSSSSDINCALILNARGAEMICLHMNEPDPSGQVLFRSTEILWNLLERGSKEVTAQLSCMECVISLKEAFFHQLMSGSRQSDLQLRNDLLVITTLIAENPNSLLVESSFAKQLVVLVTFPEMKSHSPLIHNLKLTYNNEDLKMKKLLLNLLVLLSKDLGALQLYKEENVMLVLLTLVKPPAASSEPRSASCQWSSVQQEQLQLQALAVLSTLAPLMLDDYMFCQGNACLLLILDWCVAQDALFGEGDIGERGSRKAQMRHCIRVLRSVTSLGEDSVHLDLCDQGTINQLLGILMQMEGSPDEDDVVTLEIKSDIQLILSALCESDMHRKELFGSEGVEMAVHFLRKGSNNFYSGLGHNKLILSTVDCVWSCIVGCYTTEDYFLAKEGVSLLLDLLSSCPRCLHCNVLANLLELCDNPNTVSHILSWRDSSDQTAPSFLLQLWREEEEELRVSRNQHGGISDPRSPLLSHYQQEDTQLSFPANVQSSAVLELSENLRAKIYSIFCKLGFQDLPGLSRKHHVTLSIVKRYLDFKVGEVWEEISRELSLDGVTLITPDKEALSTICKISEDTARRVATEQNRILELQEEEDIGEEELMYTEIKSHWKQRELTDKSWDSYVSKTSNYEILKEVKAQREKYLESSRPNPKHEDAAVHLTEHFIGKVMSVERTDSQGPAGVKLTLARAPIKAAGQDEVGPTTQDPEYFSTASVKE; this comes from the exons ATGGATTCAAGCAAAGTTGTGCAGAGAAGAAAAGCGGACATTCCTGTAACGTTATTCAGACCAGGAGCATCGGATAAGAACCTGCGTGTTCAAGAG ATCAGCGTTAAAAATCTTGAACTCATCAAGGTGATTCGTCTTCTTGAAGATCCTTTGACA GCTAACTTGAAGGAGAGGCACcgttttttactgaaaaaactACTGAAGAGGAACCAAATTGGCTTT CTTTTGAAGGACCTCACAGGTATCTCCAAAATACTCAACATCTGTGCTGAGAAAGTGACGGATCATCCTGAATATGTACCAGTTTTGTGTGAGGCACTTCAAATTTGTAg GCTTCCCTTCCTAAAGGAGAAAGCATCTGATGAGCTGAACTACGCTCAGGACGTCATTGATTTCCTCTCTCACATGG GCTGTCTGATGAGGGTGTCAGATGCTGAAGTGAGGCAGCACATAGTTGAGTCTGTGAAATCATTCTACAGCTGTGTGGCTCCTAAACAGCTGCTTGACG GGCTTCAGCCTACCTCTCCAGGCTACaggctgcagctgctggagcGCAGTGACCTGGCTCAGACATTGCTCCTCTCCATGGCCGCTCTGGACAACCAGCCCGCCATCAAGCTGCAGCTCCTGCAGACACTTCAGATACTCTCCAGCTCCTCTG ATATCAACTGTGCATTAATACTGAATGCACGAGGAGCAGAGATGATCTGTCTCCACATGAACGAACCCGACCCGTCCGGTCAGGTCCTGTTTCGCTCCACCGAAATCCTCTGGAAcctgctggagagaggcagcaAGGAGGTCACTGCTCAGCTCAGCTGCATGGAGTGTGTCAT ATCACTGAAAGAAGCGTTTTTTCACCAGCTGATGAGCGGATCCCGACAATCTGACCTCCAACTCAGAAATGATCTGCTTGTGATCACAACTCTAATCGCGGAAAATCCAAACTCTCTGCTTGTT gAGAGTTCCTTTGCTAAACAGCTGGTGGTTTTGGTCACATTTCCAGAGA TGAAAAGTCACAGCCCTTTGATCCACAACCTCAAACTCACCTACAACAATGAAGACTTGAAAATGAAGAAGCTGCTTTTGAATCTGTTGGTTTTATTGTCAAAGGACTTAGGTGCGCTGCAG CTGTATAAAGAGGAAAATGTTATGCTCGTTCTGTTGACGCTTGTAAAGCCGCCTGCTGCCTCGTCTGAGCCTCGGTCAGCTTCATGTCAGTGGTCCTCCGTCCAGCAGGAGCAGCTCCAGCTTCAGGCGCTGGCGGTCCTCTCCACCCTCGCTCCACTCATGTTGGATGACTACATGTTCTGTCAGGGGAACGCGTGTCTGCTGCTCATTCTGGACTGGTGCGTTGCTCAAG ATGCTCTCTTTGGTGAAGGTGACATTGGAGAAAGAGGCAGTAGGAAGGCTCAAATGCGACATTGTATCAGAGTGCTGAGATCTGTGACGTCTTTAGGTGAAGACTCAGTCCACCTGGACCTTTGTGACCAAGGAACCATCAACCAGCTCCTTg GGATTTTGATGCAGATGGAGGGAAGCCCTGATGAGGATGATGTagtcactctggagataaagtCAGATATTCAACTGATACTTTCAGCGCTGTGTGAGAGTGACATGCATAGAAAG GAACTGTTTGGATCAGAAGGAGTTGAGATGGCAGTTCACTTCCTGAGGAAAGGCTCCAACAACTTCTACAGCGGTCTGGGACATAACAAGCTCATCCTCTCCACAGTGGACTGCGTGTG GTCCTGCATTGTTGGTTGCTACACCACAGAAGATTACTTTTTGGCGAAAGAAGGGGTATCTCTTCTGTTGGACTTACTCAGT TCATGTCCGAGATGCTTGCACTGCAACGTCCTCGCCAACCTGCTGGAGTTATGTGACAACCCCAACACTGTGTCCCACATCCTGAGCTGGAGGGACAGCAGCGATCAGACAGCTCCCAGTTTCCTGCTGCAGCTgtggagggaagaggaggaagagctcAGAGTCAGCCGAAACCAACACGGAGGGATCTCAG aTCCCCGGAGTCCCCTCCTCAGTCATTACCAGCAGGAGGATACACAGCTGTCATTTCCTGCTAACGTACAGAGTTCAGCAGTGCTGGAGCTATCGGAGAACCTGCGGGCAAAGATTTACTCCATCTTCTGCAAACTTG GTTTTCAAGACCTTCCTGGACTGTCAAGAAAACATCATGTGACTTTGAGCATTGTCAAGAGATATCTGGACTTCAAG GTCGGTGAGGTGTGGGAAGAGATCAGCAGGGAGCTGAGTTTGGACGGTGTGACACTGATCACCCCCGATAAGGAAGCTCTGAGTACGATTTGTAAGATTTCTGAGGACACGGCAAGGAGGGTCGcaacagaacaaaacagaaTCCTGGAGctacaggaggaggaggacattgGCGAGGAGGAGCTCATGTACACAGAG ATTAAGTCTCATTGGAAGCAACGGGAGCTTACAGACAAGTCTTGGGACAGTTACGTTTCCAAGACTTCCAACTATGAAATCCTAAAg GAAGTAAAAGCACAGAGGGAGAAATATCTTGAATCATCTAGACCCAACCCAAAGCACGAGGATGCTGCAGTTCATCTTACAGAG CATTTCATTGGAAAGGTGATGTCTGTAGAGAGGACAGATTCTCAGGGGCCCGCAGGAGTGAAATTGACGCTGGCTAGAGCTCCCATCAAGGCTGCAGGTCAGGACGAAGTGGGACCTACAACACAGGACCCAGAATACTTCAGCACTGCATCTGTAAAAGAATGA
- the LOC117956636 gene encoding cilia- and flagella-associated protein 69-like isoform X1 — protein MDSSKVVQRRKADIPVTLFRPGASDKNLRVQEISVKNLELIKVIRLLEDPLTANLKERHRFLLKKLLKRNQIGFLLKDLTGISKILNICAEKVTDHPEYVPVLCEALQICRLPFLKEKASDELNYAQDVIDFLSHMGCLMRVSDAEVRQHIVESVKSFYSCVAPKQLLDGTDRPTKPKPRTFHSDNQFSRLSQRLQPTSPGYRLQLLERSDLAQTLLLSMAALDNQPAIKLQLLQTLQILSSSSDINCALILNARGAEMICLHMNEPDPSGQVLFRSTEILWNLLERGSKEVTAQLSCMECVISLKEAFFHQLMSGSRQSDLQLRNDLLVITTLIAENPNSLLVESSFAKQLVVLVTFPEMKSHSPLIHNLKLTYNNEDLKMKKLLLNLLVLLSKDLGALQLYKEENVMLVLLTLVKPPAASSEPRSASCQWSSVQQEQLQLQALAVLSTLAPLMLDDYMFCQGNACLLLILDWCVAQDALFGEGDIGERGSRKAQMRHCIRVLRSVTSLGEDSVHLDLCDQGTINQLLGILMQMEGSPDEDDVVTLEIKSDIQLILSALCESDMHRKELFGSEGVEMAVHFLRKGSNNFYSGLGHNKLILSTVDCVWSCIVGCYTTEDYFLAKEGVSLLLDLLSSCPRCLHCNVLANLLELCDNPNTVSHILSWRDSSDQTAPSFLLQLWREEEEELRVSRNQHGGISDPRSPLLSHYQQEDTQLSFPANVQSSAVLELSENLRAKIYSIFCKLGFQDLPGLSRKHHVTLSIVKRYLDFKVGEVWEEISRELSLDGVTLITPDKEALSTICKISEDTARRVATEQNRILELQEEEDIGEEELMYTEIKSHWKQRELTDKSWDSYVSKTSNYEILKEVKAQREKYLESSRPNPKHEDAAVHLTEHFIGKVMSVERTDSQGPAGVKLTLARAPIKAAGQDEVGPTTQDPEYFSTASVKE, from the exons ATGGATTCAAGCAAAGTTGTGCAGAGAAGAAAAGCGGACATTCCTGTAACGTTATTCAGACCAGGAGCATCGGATAAGAACCTGCGTGTTCAAGAG ATCAGCGTTAAAAATCTTGAACTCATCAAGGTGATTCGTCTTCTTGAAGATCCTTTGACA GCTAACTTGAAGGAGAGGCACcgttttttactgaaaaaactACTGAAGAGGAACCAAATTGGCTTT CTTTTGAAGGACCTCACAGGTATCTCCAAAATACTCAACATCTGTGCTGAGAAAGTGACGGATCATCCTGAATATGTACCAGTTTTGTGTGAGGCACTTCAAATTTGTAg GCTTCCCTTCCTAAAGGAGAAAGCATCTGATGAGCTGAACTACGCTCAGGACGTCATTGATTTCCTCTCTCACATGG GCTGTCTGATGAGGGTGTCAGATGCTGAAGTGAGGCAGCACATAGTTGAGTCTGTGAAATCATTCTACAGCTGTGTGGCTCCTAAACAGCTGCTTGACGGTACGGACCGTCCCACCAAGCCAAAGCCTCGGACTTTCCACTCTGACAACCAATTTTCTAGACTTTCACAGA GGCTTCAGCCTACCTCTCCAGGCTACaggctgcagctgctggagcGCAGTGACCTGGCTCAGACATTGCTCCTCTCCATGGCCGCTCTGGACAACCAGCCCGCCATCAAGCTGCAGCTCCTGCAGACACTTCAGATACTCTCCAGCTCCTCTG ATATCAACTGTGCATTAATACTGAATGCACGAGGAGCAGAGATGATCTGTCTCCACATGAACGAACCCGACCCGTCCGGTCAGGTCCTGTTTCGCTCCACCGAAATCCTCTGGAAcctgctggagagaggcagcaAGGAGGTCACTGCTCAGCTCAGCTGCATGGAGTGTGTCAT ATCACTGAAAGAAGCGTTTTTTCACCAGCTGATGAGCGGATCCCGACAATCTGACCTCCAACTCAGAAATGATCTGCTTGTGATCACAACTCTAATCGCGGAAAATCCAAACTCTCTGCTTGTT gAGAGTTCCTTTGCTAAACAGCTGGTGGTTTTGGTCACATTTCCAGAGA TGAAAAGTCACAGCCCTTTGATCCACAACCTCAAACTCACCTACAACAATGAAGACTTGAAAATGAAGAAGCTGCTTTTGAATCTGTTGGTTTTATTGTCAAAGGACTTAGGTGCGCTGCAG CTGTATAAAGAGGAAAATGTTATGCTCGTTCTGTTGACGCTTGTAAAGCCGCCTGCTGCCTCGTCTGAGCCTCGGTCAGCTTCATGTCAGTGGTCCTCCGTCCAGCAGGAGCAGCTCCAGCTTCAGGCGCTGGCGGTCCTCTCCACCCTCGCTCCACTCATGTTGGATGACTACATGTTCTGTCAGGGGAACGCGTGTCTGCTGCTCATTCTGGACTGGTGCGTTGCTCAAG ATGCTCTCTTTGGTGAAGGTGACATTGGAGAAAGAGGCAGTAGGAAGGCTCAAATGCGACATTGTATCAGAGTGCTGAGATCTGTGACGTCTTTAGGTGAAGACTCAGTCCACCTGGACCTTTGTGACCAAGGAACCATCAACCAGCTCCTTg GGATTTTGATGCAGATGGAGGGAAGCCCTGATGAGGATGATGTagtcactctggagataaagtCAGATATTCAACTGATACTTTCAGCGCTGTGTGAGAGTGACATGCATAGAAAG GAACTGTTTGGATCAGAAGGAGTTGAGATGGCAGTTCACTTCCTGAGGAAAGGCTCCAACAACTTCTACAGCGGTCTGGGACATAACAAGCTCATCCTCTCCACAGTGGACTGCGTGTG GTCCTGCATTGTTGGTTGCTACACCACAGAAGATTACTTTTTGGCGAAAGAAGGGGTATCTCTTCTGTTGGACTTACTCAGT TCATGTCCGAGATGCTTGCACTGCAACGTCCTCGCCAACCTGCTGGAGTTATGTGACAACCCCAACACTGTGTCCCACATCCTGAGCTGGAGGGACAGCAGCGATCAGACAGCTCCCAGTTTCCTGCTGCAGCTgtggagggaagaggaggaagagctcAGAGTCAGCCGAAACCAACACGGAGGGATCTCAG aTCCCCGGAGTCCCCTCCTCAGTCATTACCAGCAGGAGGATACACAGCTGTCATTTCCTGCTAACGTACAGAGTTCAGCAGTGCTGGAGCTATCGGAGAACCTGCGGGCAAAGATTTACTCCATCTTCTGCAAACTTG GTTTTCAAGACCTTCCTGGACTGTCAAGAAAACATCATGTGACTTTGAGCATTGTCAAGAGATATCTGGACTTCAAG GTCGGTGAGGTGTGGGAAGAGATCAGCAGGGAGCTGAGTTTGGACGGTGTGACACTGATCACCCCCGATAAGGAAGCTCTGAGTACGATTTGTAAGATTTCTGAGGACACGGCAAGGAGGGTCGcaacagaacaaaacagaaTCCTGGAGctacaggaggaggaggacattgGCGAGGAGGAGCTCATGTACACAGAG ATTAAGTCTCATTGGAAGCAACGGGAGCTTACAGACAAGTCTTGGGACAGTTACGTTTCCAAGACTTCCAACTATGAAATCCTAAAg GAAGTAAAAGCACAGAGGGAGAAATATCTTGAATCATCTAGACCCAACCCAAAGCACGAGGATGCTGCAGTTCATCTTACAGAG CATTTCATTGGAAAGGTGATGTCTGTAGAGAGGACAGATTCTCAGGGGCCCGCAGGAGTGAAATTGACGCTGGCTAGAGCTCCCATCAAGGCTGCAGGTCAGGACGAAGTGGGACCTACAACACAGGACCCAGAATACTTCAGCACTGCATCTGTAAAAGAATGA